One segment of Manihot esculenta cultivar AM560-2 chromosome 4, M.esculenta_v8, whole genome shotgun sequence DNA contains the following:
- the LOC110613405 gene encoding DNA-directed RNA polymerases II and V subunit 8A → MSNIVLFEDIFLVDKLNPDGKKFDKVSRIEAHSQNCDMFMHLDVNTEIYPMAVGDKFTMALAHTLNLDGTPDTGYYIQGARKTLADKYEYIMHGKLYKISEEGSGKAVKAEIYVSYGGLLMMLKGDPSHVSHFELDQRLFLLIRKL, encoded by the exons ATGTCGAATATAGTTCTCTTTGAGGATATTTTTCTGGTTGATAAACTGAATCCAGATGGTAAAAAGTTTGATAAAG TTTCGCGTATTGAAGCACACAGCCAGAACTGTGACATGTTCATGCATTTAGATGTGAACACAGAAATATATCCAATGGCTGTAGGTGATAAATTCACTATGGCATTGGCGCACACTCTAAATTTAGATGGAACACCTGAcactgggtattacattcag GGAGCGAGGAAGACCCTTGCAGACAAATATGAATACATAATGCATGGAAAGCTATACAAGATCTCAGAGGAAGGTTCAGGAAAAGCAGTTAAAGC GGAGATATATGTTTCATATGGTGGACTTCTAATGATGCTGAAAGGAGATCCTTCTCATGTCTCTCACTTCGAACTTGACCAGCGGCTATTTCTTCTTATAAGGAAGTTGTGA